The Notamacropus eugenii isolate mMacEug1 chromosome 4, mMacEug1.pri_v2, whole genome shotgun sequence DNA window TTACCCTGGCAGAAGTTGTTCAGGTACCAGGAGGCCATGGATGGGGGCTAGAAAGCTGGGAGGCTGGAGATTAGGGAACATGGGCTTAGAGACAACCCAAGACACGGCAGTCCTTTCAAGACAACATCTGGCCTCTAGACCGGCTCCCACTCAAGGTAGCTATTATTCCCCGGAGTTGGTGTTTCTAAGTTTCCAGGAGTTGGTCCTGATGGCCAAGTCTCATTTTGGGCTTCTGCTTTTCACCCAGTTCATTGTTCAGAAACCTGCCTGGCTGGGGACTTAAGTCTTTGCAGGAGGGCTTAGGCCTCTCCCTGGGGGAGTGGGTCCCACCCACTGGCTCTCCATTCACAAGCCTGATTGGAGTGAGAAGGATAAATCTATCTTTAGTACTCCAAACTCCTTTTTGCTCAAGTTTCTGTATTCACCTCATGGTGTGTGGGTCACATATTCTCCAACTTTGTCCCTGAGTAATACAATACCCCAGAGTCTTCTAGATggcataattaaaattatttaaataatggTGGTTGGCAGGAATGAAGAATTTCACCCCCTCTATCCTGTTCTGACTCCTCCCAGCTGATAGAATGTGTTGAAATCCCTGGGAGGCAGTTGCTGATCCCCAAGGCTACCTTCAGCTATGACCTTGGGCCTTGGGCAATGTCCTAGGGCCCCTCCAACCCCCACCCAGCTAACTACAGCTTCCCTTCCAGCTGGGCCTCCTGGCTTTGAGCCTGGCTCTGTCAGCTCTGAACGCTCGGTGGCTAGAACCCAAGACTACAGCTGCTATGTGGTCCCTGCAAGCAATGGAGAAGGATCGAGGTCTAGGTGGGGAACCCCCAGGACCTTCCCAGGGTCAGGGCCAAGACCCCTACCGTCGGCTTCGGGAGCAGGATCCCAAGTATCGGGCCCTTCGGCAGACCTTCTTCCACTATCATGGCCTCTCCTCCCTCTGCAATTTGGGGAATCTGCTTAGCAATGGCATCTGCCTTGCCTTCCTGGCACTGCACCTCCAAAGCCTGTAGGAGCAGGACCTCTTCTCATTGCTCAGAGAGGAGTTCTAGTACCTTCCCTGCACCTAAATCAAACCCACATAGACCAGGTTCACTTGGACTCTGCTCAGCTGATCTTGTGGGTCAAGCAAACAAGAGACAGGAGAAATGGGTTCTAATTCCCTGATCTAGGACACTCTTTATAGCTCTTCCTCTTTCCTATGACTGTTCTAGGGATTGGCTGTGGCTCTTGCCGAGACAGAATTGGGAGACTTTCTGTGACGTGATATTTCCTATTAAAAAATAGTTTCTCACAACTGCCTCTGGTGTGACTTAGATTAGAATTAAGGGAGACAATTCTACATACACCCCAGGAGAACAGAATCGTCCCATTATCCAAGTTATTGAAGGGTCAGTTGTCCAGGTTGGGGTGGAGTGTGACTGAGCACTAGTCTCACAGAAAGATGACCCCAGTCAATGACCATCTGGACCCTTGACCTCTGCCCTCCtaggatcataagattttagAGTTTAGAGGGATTTTAGGTCATgtaagtccaaccctctcattttatagttgaagaaactgagcacaaaaattaagtgatctgttcaaggtcatatatctcagaagtagaatttgaacccaggattgtGACTCCAGAGCCAAGGTTCATTCCACTACTTGCCCTTCAAGTATCCATTCAGTTCCCATTTCCCTGAAACCTCCAACGATTCCAAATGCATACTTAATCCAAATGCATTCATTTAACAGTTGGAGAGActgaattcaatttaataagcatttattaagtgtctactctgttccaACCACTAAAGCACCCATTGGGGCTACAACAAAATGcactgtctctgccctcaaggtgttTACATTTTAAGGGGGAAAATGGTAGAATGCACATGtgcacagagaagtaaatagaaaagagatacAACATAATTTTGGAAAGAATGGTGATGCTCCAACTGGGTGAATTAGAAAAATCCTCACATGGAACTTGGCACCTAAATTGAGCATTGAAGAAAGCTTGCTACTCCAAGAGAAGGCAAGGAGGAAAAGGATTCTGGGGAAAGTGCCCCCTGTAAAAGCTTGAAGGTGGAACATCAAAGGATCAtgagtttagagctggaagagacttcactTCCAACCCCATAAAGGCTATTGAATCTATCCCCCTcatatttagaaaaggaaattgaagcccagagaggttgtgacttgctcaggattacatgACTGTAAGTGacagaagcagtatttgaactcagatcaacaagaatttattaagcccctattttGTTCCAGGTTCAGGGAAAGAAGCTGGGTATCCAAGACAGAAACAAATTAGTgactgccctcatggagcttagaCTTAAGGAAGAGATGTATGCCCATGTGTTTACCAAGCATCCAAGGTAATCTTGGATCGGGAAGTGAGGCACTATGGGCTGGAGGACAGAAGGTGGCTCTTGAACTGAGTGTGAAGGGAGCCAAGGACTCCAAGAAGTTAGGAGAAAGAGTTTGTTTCAGACATGGAAAAATGGAAGGGTGGATAGTGATGGGAGATGAAGTATATGgtcagcaagaaggccagtttgactgacAAGTTTGTGAAAGGAACACAGCAGaatgagtctggaaaggtagCATGGGTCTAGCTTGTTAAATACAAGACACAAGAATTTCTATTTGATACTAGAAGTAATAAAGAGCCATTGAAGTCTATTGAGTAGAGAGAGTAGCAATGGGGTCAGACCTGCACCTGGGAAAATCACTGGCAAGCTGTTTAGAAGATGGATTTGAGTAGGGGTAGACAAGGCAGGGAGACTGACTAGAAGGCATActagttcaggtgagaggtggTGGAGGAAGGATTGGAAAGATGGGGAGATATTCAAGAGATGTGGTAGAAACAGGTTTTGGCAACTGGCTGGATATGTTGGGTGAGGGACACAAGTTTCCAAACTGTatttcaacagaaataaggaaatttaggagtggtggggaaagggaggcagggaagaTCCATTTTGGATAGGTTGAGTTTGAAGTGTCAATAGGatgtccagtttgaaatgtccagtagacTGTTGGTGATGATCAAAGTTTAGGAAAGAGATAAGATACATAAAGCatatattaaacacttactgtatgccaggcactgtgttaagtactgagaatacaattTATAAGCAAGCCAGACAGTTTCTTTTCCTAAAGAACTTAACATTCTAGTGGGAGAAGACAAAACATATAGGATAGTTGGAAGGGGAATGGGTGGAGTCATGTACATGGTGAGGAGATGTCTGGAAAGTAACGCGGAGGCTTAGTTCTGGGCGAGGTAAGGCAAAAACCCACCTATTGAGTCTGGAATCCCAGGGTCAGAATCTAAAGTTCTAGTGAGGGAAGATGAAAATGGTGGTCTGGATATAGCCAAGATCGTCCAATCTAGATAGATCTTGGACTCATTTGCACAGAGATGATAAGTAAAAGCAGAGGTGCTGAAATGACCACCAAATGAAAGAGTATAGAGAGAGGAGATTTGAGGATTGAGCCTTGGGGCACACCCACAGTGATGGGGATGAAGATGGAGCTGAGAAACCTTGGGAGTGTGGTCAGATACataggggcagaaccaagagaggagagagaatccaGGCAGAGAAGTTGACGGACAATGTCTAATGAGGTGGTACATCTTGTACACTGGGGCAAGAAGGCCAGTTTATTTGTGGCATAGAGTGGATATTAAAGATGATACAGCTCCAATGTAGCAGAgatggacctattttccaggtgtATGGTAAGGGGTAAAGGTGAGGCTGAACGAAGGAAAATTGAAGGCCATAAATGAAATTGGACAGGGTGATGTAAAAGGAAGCACTGGTTGTTCAGTTAAAAGACACCAAGTTCTAGTTCTGGTTTTTGGTTTCCGATAATGACTAAccgtatgatcttgggcaagtcaacttctCGGGGCCTCAGTTTGCTGACCAGTAAAAAGAACAATGATACTTGCATTCCCTATTTCTCAGTTGTTCTGAAGACAATTCCTTGGAAATCTCATAGCGCTTTTATAATGAATGTGAATTGATTTGGCGGAGAGCCGAGGACCACGGGAGGCACAGTGCAGTCACCCCCATGGTGGGGGACCTTGTTGGAGAGGGAAAACCGAGATTGCTTGGCCACCAGGGGGCCTGTCCGGGAGGGCTCCGTTGCTGTGACCAAGGTTCCTCCCTCGTTCCTCCGCCCCTGTCCCCCCACCGCCCCGTTTGGGTTGGG harbors:
- the TMEM205 gene encoding transmembrane protein 205 gives rise to the protein MASEVDPGDLAKVVQVLVLSSAWGMQIWVTFISGFVLFRGLPRHTFGLVQSKLFPFYFHISLACATINLGIFLFHHPLVKLSFTLAEVVQLGLLALSLALSALNARWLEPKTTAAMWSLQAMEKDRGLGGEPPGPSQGQGQDPYRRLREQDPKYRALRQTFFHYHGLSSLCNLGNLLSNGICLAFLALHLQSL